In Chitinophaga nivalis, a single genomic region encodes these proteins:
- a CDS encoding DoxX family protein, with protein sequence MKKNKIIFWITTGLISIMMLFSALSYLTNPEIKQGFHHLGFPDYFRIELAVAKILGTLVLIIPAVPKQLKEFAYAGFGFTFISAAIAHFSSGDPTSVVTAPFLFIILLVVSYIHYHKLLLAKQHSLPQQKLA encoded by the coding sequence ATGAAAAAAAACAAGATTATATTCTGGATAACCACCGGCCTTATCAGCATTATGATGTTATTCAGTGCACTTAGCTACCTTACCAATCCGGAAATCAAACAAGGGTTTCACCATTTGGGTTTCCCGGATTATTTCAGAATAGAACTGGCAGTGGCAAAAATACTTGGCACCTTGGTATTGATCATACCTGCAGTCCCCAAACAGTTGAAAGAGTTCGCCTATGCAGGTTTTGGGTTTACGTTCATTTCAGCGGCCATCGCTCATTTTTCCAGTGGTGACCCCACTTCAGTAGTAACAGCCCCCTTCTTATTTATCATATTGCTTGTTGTCTCCTATATCCACTATCATAAGTTGCTACTGGCAAAACAACACAGTCTTCCTCAACAAAAGTTAGCTTAA